From the genome of Bradyrhizobium elkanii USDA 76, one region includes:
- a CDS encoding putative bifunctional diguanylate cyclase/phosphodiesterase, whose amino-acid sequence MRTHLRSYFATLFAGDLAAFGAPPADEALAGHIRAEQVSLVLGYSFGIMLANACNALVLAIALWQSPDWAFALVWAAAVGSAALFFGLQARAARRIAKPQFVSRRTMYRLVRNALALGTAWGVVPVAFFANASSGAQLVITCLCAGMLAGGAFAFSTIPIAAIAFTAPIFVGTAICLGRDGDFVYLLMAVLVLVYGSVLLRGVFVNAFEFRRRIIAQHEAERTVRQDPLTHLPNRVAFNEALNGALNRLARSGEEFAVLLLDLDRFKEVNDRFGHPAGDEFLVQVAARLQRCTRAAEHVARIGGDEFALIMSNLTRPEDALAIAERFVAAFAEPFPIDGLEVNRTISIGIVLAPRDGSTSHDLLKHVDIALYRAKKSAPGTICFFEASDDRSARDRRALQRDLEHAIEADELFLVYQPFLDIRKGRVTGFEALLRWQHPTRGLIPPTVFIPIAEESGLIHQLGEWVIRRACTMLSRWPDDIRIAVNFSAVQFQNVGILQTIVDALAEANVAPNRLEIEITESMLISKYGSAPAILHALLELGLTVALDDFGTGFSSLTYLRKLPFSRIKIDQSFIRDMLTQPDCAAIVKSVIGLAQELRIGVVAEGVETADQLEYLRQTSCDEVQGYLIGRPMSGSEISALLDHNPQHSVHAA is encoded by the coding sequence ATGCGTACCCATCTGAGATCATATTTCGCGACCCTGTTCGCGGGCGACCTCGCGGCCTTCGGTGCACCGCCGGCGGATGAAGCGCTTGCCGGCCACATCCGCGCCGAACAGGTCTCGCTCGTGCTCGGCTACTCCTTCGGCATCATGCTGGCCAACGCCTGCAACGCGCTGGTGCTCGCGATTGCGCTGTGGCAATCGCCGGACTGGGCCTTTGCGCTGGTGTGGGCGGCCGCGGTCGGCAGCGCGGCGCTGTTCTTCGGCTTGCAGGCGCGGGCAGCGCGCCGCATCGCCAAGCCGCAATTCGTGTCGCGCCGAACCATGTACCGGCTGGTGCGCAATGCGCTGGCGCTCGGGACGGCCTGGGGCGTCGTCCCGGTCGCCTTCTTCGCCAACGCATCGAGCGGCGCCCAGCTCGTCATCACCTGCCTGTGCGCGGGAATGCTGGCCGGCGGCGCCTTCGCGTTCTCCACCATCCCGATCGCCGCGATTGCTTTCACCGCGCCGATCTTCGTCGGCACCGCGATCTGTCTCGGCCGGGACGGCGATTTCGTCTACCTCCTGATGGCGGTGCTGGTCCTGGTCTACGGTTCGGTGCTGCTGCGCGGCGTCTTCGTCAACGCGTTCGAGTTCAGGCGGCGGATCATCGCCCAGCACGAGGCCGAACGGACGGTGCGGCAGGATCCGCTGACGCATCTGCCGAACCGCGTCGCCTTCAATGAGGCGCTCAACGGCGCACTGAACCGACTGGCGCGGTCGGGTGAGGAATTCGCGGTGCTGCTGCTCGATCTCGACCGCTTCAAGGAGGTCAACGACAGGTTCGGCCATCCGGCAGGCGACGAGTTCCTGGTGCAGGTGGCGGCCCGGTTGCAGCGCTGCACCCGCGCGGCCGAACATGTCGCACGGATCGGCGGCGACGAGTTCGCCCTGATCATGTCGAATCTGACGCGGCCCGAGGATGCACTGGCGATCGCCGAACGGTTCGTCGCGGCCTTTGCCGAGCCGTTCCCGATCGACGGGCTGGAGGTCAACCGCACGATCAGCATCGGCATCGTGCTGGCGCCGCGGGACGGCAGCACGTCCCACGACCTGCTCAAGCATGTCGACATCGCGCTTTACCGGGCGAAGAAATCCGCTCCCGGCACCATCTGCTTCTTCGAGGCCAGCGACGACCGGTCGGCGCGCGACCGCCGCGCGCTGCAGCGGGATCTCGAGCATGCCATCGAGGCGGACGAGCTGTTTCTCGTCTACCAGCCGTTCCTGGACATCCGCAAAGGCCGCGTCACCGGCTTCGAGGCACTGCTGCGCTGGCAGCATCCGACGCGCGGCCTGATCCCGCCGACCGTCTTCATCCCGATCGCCGAGGAAAGCGGACTGATCCACCAACTTGGCGAGTGGGTGATCCGCCGCGCCTGCACGATGCTGTCGCGCTGGCCGGACGACATCCGGATCGCGGTCAATTTCTCCGCGGTCCAGTTCCAGAACGTCGGCATCCTGCAGACGATCGTCGACGCGCTGGCCGAGGCGAATGTCGCGCCGAACCGTCTCGAGATCGAGATCACCGAGTCGATGCTGATCTCGAAATATGGATCGGCACCCGCGATCCTGCACGCGCTGCTCGAGCTCGGCCTGACGGTGGCGCTCGACGATTTCGGCACCGGCTTCTCGTCGCTGACCTATCTGCGCAAGCTGCCGTTCAGCCGCATCAAGATCGATCAATCCTTCATCCGGGACATGCTGACCCAGCCGGATTGCGCCGCGATCGTCAAATCGGTGATCGGCCTCGCGCAGGAGCTGCGGATCGGCGTGGTGGCCGAAGGCGTCGAGACCGCGGATCAGCTCGAATATCTGCGCCAGACCAGCTGCGACGAGGTCCAGGGCTATCTGATCGGGCGGCCGATGTCAGGCAGCGAGATTTCCGCACTGCTCGATCACAATCCGCAGCACTCGGTGCACGCGGCGTAG
- a CDS encoding bifunctional 3-(3-hydroxy-phenyl)propionate/3-hydroxycinnamic acid hydroxylase produces MSLSADNPIHDVAIVGLGPVGAIFANLLAKSGLRVAVVERVADIYDKPRAITLDHEALRVLQAVGLGDFMEQAIAPHNGSHYLGVDGEIIKIFDPMPPPFPLGWIPNVTFVQPDVEQALRDKLAGYPHADIFLAATGVALQQDDGAVMLTARRESGEELLIRARYLVGCDGANSFVRKQLGIGLDDLAFDEWWMVIDTLTSEPARRPAKSFQYCWPSRPGTFVPGPRNLRRWEIKLLPGEDPEAAGAPDNVVNLLKGFTDISDLTIWRSAVYRFHALLGQRWRDRRVLLMGDAVHQTPPFLGQGLCAGIRDAVNLAWKLRLVLRGDAGDALLDSYEIERKPHVRAVVASAKEFGKIIGELDPVAAVERDVRLRADLKAGKAETIRQKFIPDLVSGLIARDAALAGRLFVQPHVRAPDGRTCRLDDLLKLEFAIVTTAADPMAWLSEASSSAWQRLSGERVVIATSGESADRGGILSVVERDGLFAEWMRQHGAAAVIVRPDRYVFGAAGNADELNMLVGQLLQNLSAGR; encoded by the coding sequence ATGTCATTGTCAGCCGACAATCCCATCCATGACGTGGCCATCGTCGGCCTCGGGCCGGTCGGTGCCATCTTCGCCAATCTGCTCGCGAAATCCGGCTTGAGGGTCGCAGTCGTCGAACGCGTTGCCGACATCTACGACAAGCCGCGCGCAATCACGCTCGATCATGAAGCGCTGCGCGTGCTGCAGGCGGTCGGGCTCGGCGATTTCATGGAGCAGGCGATCGCCCCGCATAACGGCTCGCACTATCTCGGCGTCGACGGCGAGATCATCAAGATCTTCGACCCGATGCCGCCGCCGTTTCCGCTCGGCTGGATTCCGAACGTGACCTTCGTGCAGCCGGACGTCGAGCAGGCGCTGCGCGACAAGCTCGCAGGCTATCCGCATGCCGATATTTTCCTTGCGGCCACGGGCGTGGCGCTGCAGCAGGACGACGGCGCGGTGATGCTGACCGCGCGCCGCGAGTCCGGCGAGGAGCTCCTGATCCGCGCGCGTTATCTGGTCGGCTGCGACGGCGCCAACAGCTTCGTCCGCAAGCAGCTCGGCATCGGCCTCGACGACCTCGCCTTCGATGAATGGTGGATGGTGATCGACACGCTGACCAGCGAGCCCGCCAGGCGGCCGGCCAAGAGCTTTCAGTATTGTTGGCCGTCGCGACCCGGCACCTTCGTGCCGGGTCCGCGCAATTTGCGGCGTTGGGAGATCAAGTTGCTGCCCGGCGAGGATCCCGAGGCGGCCGGCGCGCCTGACAACGTCGTGAATCTGCTCAAGGGTTTCACCGATATCTCCGACCTCACGATCTGGCGCTCGGCGGTCTATCGCTTTCATGCGCTGCTCGGCCAGCGCTGGCGCGACCGCCGCGTGCTGCTGATGGGCGATGCCGTGCACCAGACGCCGCCGTTCCTCGGGCAAGGGCTGTGCGCGGGTATCCGCGATGCGGTGAACCTGGCCTGGAAGCTCCGCCTTGTGCTGCGCGGCGATGCGGGCGATGCGCTGCTCGACAGTTACGAGATCGAGCGCAAGCCGCATGTCCGCGCCGTCGTCGCCAGCGCCAAGGAGTTCGGCAAGATCATCGGCGAGCTCGATCCGGTGGCCGCCGTCGAACGCGACGTGCGGCTGCGCGCCGACCTGAAGGCCGGCAAGGCCGAAACCATCAGGCAGAAATTCATCCCCGATCTCGTCTCCGGCCTGATCGCGCGCGATGCTGCGCTTGCCGGGCGGCTGTTCGTGCAGCCGCATGTGCGCGCGCCGGATGGGCGGACGTGCCGGCTCGACGATCTGCTGAAGTTGGAATTCGCGATCGTGACGACGGCGGCGGACCCGATGGCGTGGCTGTCGGAGGCGTCCTCGAGCGCCTGGCAGCGTCTGTCAGGCGAGCGCGTCGTCATCGCCACATCGGGCGAAAGTGCCGATCGAGGCGGTATCCTGAGCGTGGTGGAGCGCGACGGGCTGTTCGCCGAATGGATGCGGCAACATGGCGCCGCGGCGGTGATCGTGCGGCCCGACCGCTACGTGTTCGGCGCCGCAGGGAACGCCGATGAGCTCAATATGCTTGTTGGGCAACTGCTCCAGAACCTCAGCGCAGGGCGCTAG
- a CDS encoding VOC family protein, with protein sequence MSLRITNHDPGFRITRASHVVLTVRDLAASRQFYEKVIGLILTAEEGGALYFRGVEEACHHSLVLRKGEGAACARLGLRVFQDEDLDRLKAFFEAHGCRAAWAEVPHQGRTLHATDPAGTPLEFCATMPVEPRMITKFTRHAGGSALRLDHYQVLTPEVRKACEFYTAAGFRLSEYIAPADTFDLRGAFLQRKGNPHDIVFFNGAGPRLHHFAFLAPEVHHLLNACDIAGELGYGASVERGPGRHGPGHAMYVYMRDPDGHRVELFNTHYQIMDIENEPVAWDPSDHKISFPWGLPARQAWFDEATPFEGVAIREPQMKPKPLTLESYLAK encoded by the coding sequence ATGAGCCTCCGGATCACGAACCACGATCCCGGGTTCCGGATTACGCGGGCCAGCCACGTCGTCCTGACCGTTCGTGATCTCGCGGCGAGCCGGCAGTTCTACGAAAAGGTGATCGGGCTGATCCTGACCGCGGAGGAGGGTGGCGCGCTCTATTTCCGCGGCGTCGAGGAGGCCTGTCATCACAGCCTTGTGTTGCGCAAAGGGGAGGGCGCCGCCTGTGCGCGGCTCGGCCTGCGGGTCTTCCAGGACGAGGACCTCGACCGGCTCAAGGCCTTTTTCGAAGCCCATGGCTGCCGGGCCGCCTGGGCCGAGGTGCCGCATCAGGGCCGCACCCTGCATGCGACCGATCCGGCCGGCACGCCGCTGGAGTTCTGCGCGACCATGCCGGTCGAGCCGCGCATGATCACCAAGTTCACCCGCCATGCCGGCGGCTCGGCGTTGCGGCTCGATCACTACCAGGTCCTGACGCCCGAAGTGCGCAAGGCGTGCGAGTTCTACACCGCGGCAGGCTTTCGGCTCAGCGAGTATATCGCGCCGGCTGATACCTTCGATCTGCGCGGCGCCTTCCTGCAGCGCAAGGGCAATCCGCACGACATCGTGTTCTTCAACGGCGCCGGACCGCGGCTGCATCATTTCGCGTTTCTCGCGCCCGAGGTCCATCATCTACTCAACGCCTGCGATATCGCCGGCGAGCTCGGTTATGGCGCGTCCGTCGAACGCGGCCCCGGGCGCCATGGGCCGGGACACGCGATGTATGTCTACATGCGCGATCCCGACGGGCATCGCGTCGAGCTGTTCAACACGCACTACCAGATCATGGACATCGAGAACGAGCCGGTCGCCTGGGATCCGTCCGACCACAAGATCTCGTTTCCATGGGGACTGCCGGCGCGGCAGGCCTGGTTCGATGAGGCGACGCCGTTCGAAGGTGTCGCGATCCGCGAGCCGCAAATGAAGCCGAAGCCGCTGACGCTCGAGAGCTACCTCGCGAAGTAG